In the Candidatus Electrothrix sp. GW3-4 genome, one interval contains:
- the glyA gene encoding serine hydroxymethyltransferase, which yields MATLKETDPDIYGQIQYELERQANQLELIASENIVSPAVLEAQGSIFTNKYAEGYPNRRYYGGCDHADVVETLACERAKELFNAEYANVQPHSGSQANMAVYFATLKPGDKVLGMDLAHGGHLTHGATVSFSGKLFNFISYGVKRDTETIDMAEVERIAFENRPKMIVAGASAYPRVIDFEGFRHIADQIGALFMVDMAHIAGLVAAGVHPSPIPYADFVTTTTHKTLRGPRGGLILAKKKFAKALDSNIFPGIQGGPLVHVIAAKAVSFKEAMTEGYRQYQKQVVINAATLAARLAEHGFRIVSGGTDNHLLLIDLSSKNLTGKDAEERLELAGLTVNKNAIPFDTQSRFVTSGIRIGTPSVTTRGLKEPEMVMIGDWINRVLTSDELEAAQVRQEVRRLCERVPLYPEITRDDSL from the coding sequence ATGGCAACGCTAAAAGAGACAGACCCGGATATCTATGGACAGATTCAATATGAACTTGAGCGTCAGGCCAATCAGCTGGAATTGATCGCTTCAGAGAATATTGTTTCTCCGGCTGTGCTGGAGGCTCAAGGCTCCATTTTTACCAATAAATATGCAGAAGGTTATCCCAACAGACGTTATTATGGCGGCTGTGACCATGCCGATGTTGTAGAAACTCTCGCCTGTGAGCGCGCTAAGGAACTGTTCAACGCCGAATACGCCAACGTTCAACCGCACTCTGGAAGCCAGGCCAATATGGCCGTTTACTTTGCCACCCTGAAGCCTGGTGACAAGGTCCTGGGTATGGACTTGGCGCATGGTGGACACCTGACCCACGGAGCCACCGTCTCTTTTTCCGGCAAGCTGTTTAATTTTATCTCTTATGGCGTTAAGCGGGATACAGAGACCATTGATATGGCGGAAGTAGAACGCATCGCCTTTGAAAATCGACCCAAGATGATTGTGGCCGGAGCAAGTGCCTATCCCCGTGTTATTGATTTTGAGGGATTTCGTCATATAGCGGATCAGATCGGTGCGCTCTTCATGGTGGATATGGCCCATATTGCTGGTTTAGTGGCTGCTGGTGTACATCCTTCACCGATCCCCTATGCCGATTTTGTCACCACTACGACCCATAAGACCCTACGTGGGCCGCGAGGTGGTTTGATCCTGGCCAAGAAAAAATTTGCCAAGGCCTTGGATTCTAATATCTTCCCAGGAATCCAGGGTGGACCGCTTGTGCATGTGATTGCTGCCAAGGCAGTGAGTTTTAAAGAGGCAATGACTGAGGGGTACCGCCAATATCAGAAGCAGGTTGTGATCAATGCCGCTACCTTGGCGGCCCGCTTGGCCGAACACGGTTTCCGTATCGTATCTGGTGGAACAGATAACCATCTCCTTCTTATTGACCTCAGTAGTAAGAACCTTACCGGTAAAGACGCTGAAGAACGCCTGGAGCTCGCAGGCCTGACAGTGAATAAGAATGCTATTCCTTTTGATACCCAATCCCGTTTTGTGACCAGCGGCATCAGAATTGGCACCCCATCGGTTACTACTAGGGGCCTGAAAGAACCTGAGATGGTGATGATCGGCGACTGGATTAATCGTGTGCTTACCTCGGATGAATTGGAGGCAGCTCAGGTACGCCAGGAAGTGCGGAGACTTTGTGAGCGTGTTCCTCTGTACCCGGAGATTACCCGGGACGATTCGCTCTAA
- the acpP gene encoding acyl carrier protein yields the protein MAVADKMIDIIEEQLSVDKEKIVSGASFVDDLGADSLDLVELIMAMEEEFDVEIPDEDAEKIVTVQDAIDYVDKIQG from the coding sequence ATGGCAGTTGCAGACAAAATGATCGATATTATTGAAGAACAGCTCAGTGTTGATAAGGAAAAAATAGTTTCTGGAGCGTCCTTTGTTGATGATCTCGGTGCGGATTCTCTAGATCTGGTTGAACTGATCATGGCTATGGAAGAAGAGTTTGATGTCGAGATTCCTGACGAAGATGCCGAGAAGATCGTCACTGTCCAGGATGCGATAGACTACGTTGATAAAATCCAGGGATAA
- the fabF gene encoding beta-ketoacyl-ACP synthase II, whose translation MVKNAQRRVVVTGVGLVTPLGTGTDKTWQGLVNGQSGIGPITRFDASAHTSQIAAEVKDFTPDLWFEKKQAKHLDHFVQYGIAAADMAVKASGLEITEEMAERIGVITGCGMGGLPTIEEYHSVLLNRGPRRITPFLVPRMIPNMPSGHISMHLNAKGPNLALSTACAAGTHAVGEAYRHIAFGDCDIAVTGGTESVICPLAVGGFAAMKALSTRNDDPEHASRPFDKDRDGFIIAEGAGMIILEEFEFARARGAEILAEMVGYGQSSDAYHIAAPPENGEGAVRCMKMALRNAGMHPDEIDYINAHGTSTPLNDRCETAAIKAVFGDHAYKLAVSSTKSMTGHMLGGAGGIEAAFTALTLHHQCIPPTVNLENPDPNCDLDYVPKTAREMKIRAAMSNSFGFGGTNGVIIMKRFEG comes from the coding sequence ATGGTCAAGAATGCACAGCGTCGGGTTGTCGTCACTGGCGTCGGATTAGTCACCCCGCTCGGAACCGGAACGGACAAGACATGGCAGGGGCTGGTAAACGGGCAGAGCGGTATTGGTCCTATCACTCGTTTCGATGCATCTGCACATACCTCGCAGATTGCCGCTGAGGTCAAGGATTTTACCCCTGACCTTTGGTTTGAAAAAAAACAGGCAAAACATCTGGATCATTTTGTCCAATACGGTATTGCTGCCGCTGACATGGCTGTCAAGGCCAGCGGCTTAGAGATTACCGAGGAAATGGCCGAGCGTATCGGGGTTATTACCGGATGTGGCATGGGTGGACTGCCGACTATTGAGGAGTACCATAGTGTTCTGCTGAACAGGGGGCCACGCCGGATTACTCCTTTTCTGGTGCCCAGGATGATCCCGAATATGCCATCTGGTCATATCTCCATGCATCTGAATGCCAAAGGACCGAACCTCGCCTTGTCCACTGCCTGCGCAGCTGGAACGCATGCTGTCGGGGAAGCCTATCGACATATTGCGTTCGGCGATTGCGATATCGCTGTCACGGGCGGAACAGAATCAGTTATCTGTCCTTTGGCGGTAGGCGGTTTTGCAGCAATGAAGGCCTTGTCCACCCGCAATGATGATCCTGAGCATGCTTCACGTCCTTTTGATAAAGATCGGGACGGTTTTATTATCGCTGAAGGCGCTGGCATGATTATCCTGGAGGAGTTTGAGTTTGCTCGTGCCCGTGGAGCTGAGATCCTGGCTGAGATGGTCGGCTATGGGCAATCGAGTGATGCCTACCATATAGCTGCCCCACCGGAAAACGGAGAAGGTGCGGTTCGTTGTATGAAGATGGCTCTGCGGAACGCAGGTATGCATCCTGATGAGATTGATTACATCAATGCCCATGGGACCTCGACGCCGCTCAACGATCGCTGCGAAACCGCCGCGATCAAGGCCGTCTTCGGTGACCATGCCTATAAGCTGGCTGTTAGCTCCACCAAATCCATGACTGGCCATATGCTTGGTGGAGCCGGTGGCATTGAGGCGGCATTTACCGCCTTGACTCTGCATCATCAATGTATTCCCCCGACGGTCAATCTGGAAAATCCGGATCCGAACTGTGATCTCGACTATGTACCTAAGACAGCGCGGGAGATGAAAATTCGGGCGGCAATGTCCAATTCTTTTGGCTTTGGTGGGACCAACGGGGTCATCATCATGAAACGGTTTGAAGGCTGA
- the nrdR gene encoding transcriptional regulator NrdR: MKCPYCGQLDNRVIDSRLNKDKTITRRRRHCEACNQRFTTYERIEMMLPMLVKKDGRREAWDRGKMIVGLEKACEKRPVSLEDIDRFVDGIEHRLQDAGGKEIFTSQLGEWVMETLPQLDEVAYVRFASVYRQFKGVNEFMDELKHFLGNQH, translated from the coding sequence ATGAAATGTCCCTATTGCGGTCAGCTGGACAACCGGGTCATTGACTCCCGCCTGAACAAGGACAAAACCATCACCAGGAGACGGCGTCATTGTGAGGCCTGTAATCAGCGCTTCACCACCTATGAGCGTATTGAAATGATGCTGCCCATGCTGGTGAAAAAAGATGGGCGTCGCGAGGCATGGGATAGAGGTAAGATGATTGTTGGCTTGGAGAAGGCCTGCGAGAAACGGCCAGTGAGCTTGGAGGATATTGACCGTTTTGTGGACGGAATTGAGCACAGGCTCCAAGATGCTGGCGGAAAAGAAATTTTTACTTCTCAGTTAGGTGAGTGGGTCATGGAAACACTTCCCCAACTGGATGAAGTCGCCTATGTCCGTTTCGCTTCAGTATATCGGCAGTTCAAGGGTGTGAATGAGTTTATGGATGAGCTCAAACATTTTCTGGGTAACCAGCACTAA
- the fabG gene encoding 3-oxoacyl-ACP reductase FabG: MSLDGKIALVTGGSRGIGRAICQQLAGQGATVGINYVSNSTAAEEVLAEITGQGGTGFISGFDVADSKAVGKALKAITAEQGGVDILVNNAGITRDGLMARMKDDDWDAVLNTNLKGAFTCSKAAMRGMMKKRWGRIINITSVIGFLGNAGQVNYASAKAGLVGLTKSMARELAGRQVTVNCVAPGYIVTDMTADLPEDIQEKIKAEIPLGTLGTPEDVAGAVGYLAADASGYMTGQTLHVNGGMYMGN; the protein is encoded by the coding sequence ATGTCGCTTGATGGAAAAATAGCATTAGTAACTGGTGGAAGTCGGGGAATCGGCAGGGCCATCTGTCAGCAGTTGGCTGGCCAAGGCGCGACAGTTGGCATTAACTATGTAAGTAATTCTACTGCGGCTGAAGAGGTGTTAGCTGAGATCACTGGTCAAGGCGGTACAGGTTTTATTAGTGGCTTTGACGTCGCTGACAGCAAGGCCGTTGGAAAAGCTCTCAAGGCGATCACGGCTGAGCAGGGTGGAGTGGATATTTTGGTCAACAATGCTGGCATCACCAGAGACGGACTCATGGCCCGAATGAAGGATGATGACTGGGATGCGGTCCTGAACACCAATCTCAAAGGTGCCTTTACCTGTTCCAAGGCGGCGATGCGCGGTATGATGAAAAAACGTTGGGGCAGGATCATTAATATCACCTCAGTGATCGGTTTTCTCGGCAATGCTGGGCAGGTGAATTACGCCTCAGCCAAGGCCGGTCTGGTCGGCCTGACCAAGTCCATGGCCAGGGAGCTGGCCGGACGACAGGTCACGGTGAACTGCGTGGCGCCAGGGTATATCGTTACTGATATGACCGCTGATCTTCCAGAAGATATTCAAGAAAAAATTAAGGCAGAGATCCCACTGGGTACACTCGGAACCCCCGAGGATGTAGCCGGAGCAGTGGGGTATTTGGCTGCGGACGCGAGCGGATATATGACCGGGCAGACCCTGCATGTGAATGGCGGGATGTACATGGGAAATTGA
- the rpiB gene encoding ribose 5-phosphate isomerase B has product MKIAVGSDHGGFELKELIVQFLGELGQEVESVGCHSLDSVDYPDFAEKVCTAVRTGTCDCGILVCGTGIGMSIAANRYKEIRAALCHEAFTARMSREHNNSNVLCLGGRVIGPEIALDIVRTWVETAFVGGRHQRRLDMFS; this is encoded by the coding sequence ATGAAAATTGCAGTAGGCAGTGACCACGGGGGCTTTGAGCTAAAGGAGCTTATCGTTCAATTTCTGGGCGAACTTGGGCAGGAGGTTGAATCTGTGGGCTGTCACTCCCTGGATTCTGTTGACTACCCTGATTTTGCTGAGAAAGTATGCACGGCTGTCCGTACAGGGACTTGTGACTGCGGGATCTTGGTCTGCGGAACCGGTATCGGTATGTCCATTGCCGCCAACCGATATAAGGAGATCCGGGCAGCGCTCTGCCATGAGGCCTTTACTGCGAGAATGAGTCGGGAACATAACAACTCCAATGTACTCTGTCTCGGCGGGCGGGTGATCGGGCCAGAAATCGCTTTGGACATCGTCAGGACCTGGGTGGAAACAGCATTTGTCGGTGGTAGGCATCAACGGCGATTGGATATGTTCAGTTAA